A genomic window from Solanum dulcamara chromosome 11, daSolDulc1.2, whole genome shotgun sequence includes:
- the LOC129872107 gene encoding lipase-like PAD4: MMESETSAFESSETLAALVASTPLLEECWKVCGFADASVDSNFAVSRVGGTAYIGFSGVKLGAGVDESCRNLVPLPDDVFCTLSVDEADPVMVHAGLLHLFLSVYTDNLFRDQMVEIMSTSKSIVITGRSIGGAIASLLTLWLLCRLQTICSVICITFGSPMLGNESFSRAILQQRWAGYFFHVVSQHDIVPRLFFAPSCSFQFISEENKTQLFRVVLDSLGVVSKGDCKKSSFCPSGSYLFCTNKGAVCVDNGMLVIKLLYATLLNGSQSSSLEDHFGYADFIQKVQWQFIENRSFMGGNLPESSYEAGITLVLESLGIASHGLNSEDAKEALKKAKKLGRTRNLNSANLAIGLSKINPFRAQIEWYKASCDNSVDQLGYYDSFKQRGASKRDFKVNMNRIKLAQFWDSLIDKLEANELPYDFHKRAKWVNASQFYKLLVEPLDIAEYYRSGMQRVKGHYMQHGREKRYKIFDKWWKTENGTDPHITARSRFASSTQDSCFWAQVEEARDRLIKVRAEGDARNFINLLDDITKFDQYAKRLIENKEVSPDVLAKNSSYTKFIEEWKEFQSQLQLLQPQFPSIL; this comes from the exons ATGATGGAATCGGAAACTTCAGC GTTCGAGTCTAGTGAGACGTTGGCAGCTCTTGTGGCGTCCACGCCGTTGCTGGAGGAGTGTTGGAAGGTTTGTGGCTTCGCCGATGCATCGGTGGATAGCAATTTTGCCGTGAGTCGAGTTGGTGGGACAGCATATATTGGCTTCTCTGGCGTTAAATTAGGTGCCGGAGTTGACGAAAGTTGCCGGAATTTAGTGCCGCTTCCCGATGATGTTTTCTGTACGTTGTCCGTGGATGAGGCGGATCCGGTAATGGTCCATGCCGGATTATTACATCTTTTTCTATCAGTTTACACGGATAATTTATTCCGTGAtcag ATGGTAGAAATAATGAGCACGAGCAAGTCAATAGTCATAACGGGACGCTCAATTGGAGGAGCAATTGCATCCCTCTTAACTCTTTGGCTTCTCTGCCGTCTGCAAACTATTTGCTCTGTGATTTGCATTACTTTTGGCTCTCCAATGCTTGGCAATGAGTCCTTTTCCAGAGCCATTCTTCAACAAAGATGGGCTGGATATTTTTTCCATGTTGTTTCACAGCATGATATTGTCCCAAGACTGTTCTTTGCCCCATCATGTTCTTTCCAGTTTATTTCTGAGGAAAACAAGACTCAGCTTTTCCGCGTTGTGTTGGATTCTCTTGGAGTTGTATCAAAAGGTGACTGTAAGAAGAGTTCATTTTGTCCCTCTGGGAGCTACTTGTTCTGCACCAACAAGGGTGCAGTTTGTGTCGATAATGGGATGCTTGTCATTAAGTTGCTCTACGCGACGTTACTGAATGGCTCGCAAAGTTCTAGCCTTGAGGATCATTTTGGTTATGCTGATTTCATTCAGAAAGTTCAGTGGCAATTTATAGAGAATAGAAGCTTCATGGGAGGCAATCTACCCGAGTCAAGCTATGAAGCAGGGATAACATTGGTGCTGGAGTCGCTAGGAATAGCTTCTCAT GGATTGAATTCAGAAGATGCTAAGGAAGCCCTGAAAAAGGCAAAAAAGTTGGGTCGAACTCGCAACCTCAACAGTGCCAACCTTGCAATTGGTTTATCCAAAATCAATCCATTCAGAGCACAGATAGAGTGGTATAAAGCATCTTGTGACAATTCTGTTGATCAATTGGGATATTACGATTCATTCAAGCAAAGAGGTGCCTCGAAAAGAGACTTTAAGGTCAATATGAACAGGATCAAACTTGCTCAGTTTTGGGATTCTTTGATTGACAAGTTGGAAGCTAATGAACTGCCCTATGATTTTCATAAACGTGCAAAGTGGGTAAATGCTTCTCAGTTCTATAAACTCCTTGTGGAGCCACTTGATATCGCCGAGTACTACAGGAGTGGGATGCAACGTGTGAAAGGCCACTACATGCAGCATGGAAGGGAGAAAAGGTACAAGATTTTCGATAAGTGGTGGAAAACTGAGAATGGCACTGATCCTCATATTACTGCAAGGAGCCGGTTCGCGAGTTCTACACAAGATTCATGCTTTTGGGCTCAGGTTGAGGAGGCAAGAGACAGGCTTATTAAGGTGAGAGCTGAGGGTGATGcaagaaattttatcaatttgttGGATGATATCACTAAGTTTGATCAATATGCTAAGAGATTGATTGAAAATAAGGAGGTTTCACCAGATGTTTTGGCCAAAAACTCAAGCTACACTAAGTTTATAGAGGAATGGAAGGAATTCCAATCTCAGTTACAGCTGCTACAACCTCAGTTTCCTTCAATTCTTTAA